The stretch of DNA CCTTGTAAAAGATGGCAAATATATAGTTGCAAAAAGTCTTTAGTAGTAAAAATCAAGAATTAAATCAATAAGCGaatcaatatataaaacaataaagtctacgaaaaatcttattttcaaattattggaactaagataaacagtatgtatatctagagcttttaaatatgcggtcCCAAGACTTACCCAACGTGGTAACTTATTATTTCTTCAACAATGAGCTGATGTACGCAACTTATTTCCAATTACTTGGAATTTGTCATGTTTCCTCTATTTGAACTTATTCTAATGTAGTTTTCCTGACCCTTTTACCTAACATTTCTTCAATTtcttatttacgtatttattttttactattctaAAAtgcctttcgttttttttttttttgtttattgtatacTGGTCAGAAATGTCTCAAAACTGGTGTCAGCATAAATCTAGCAAATAATgaaaggtatttgtttacaagagcacgccctccatttactcccaaattatgcagtcctgcagctctcctcttcttgcatagtaattaggaggttctttaaatgctgggaaagcaaaaaatggcaagatatgttatgcaagaagaggagagctgcaggactgcataatttgggagtaaatggagagcgtgctcgtAATGATTCCAGTAACTCCTTCAAACCTTTAATATAGCCCGGCATATATTTATGTGAACTCCATAATCAAAAAGAAGAAATATGTCATTATATTCTGTGTAGGTGGCGGTGAGAAAATATTTGTCATAGTGATTCACTctttgattaatatttttcttcattgcATTTAATTGTCCTTTTACCTCTTCAAAGGCATGCATCTGTTCCCCATGTCATGTTAAAATTAGTTGTAGCTCTTGTGCCCGGGTCTTATATTTATTCAAACAAGTACAATATTTGCCCAAattgttaaaattttgtatttaaaaaactgtaaaagtctggcaacattaattccagaatttttactgttTTCAAATCGGTTATGTTgacgtaaaagtgatattacggtcaccaacccgtaaaagataataacatagaaaggtaaaattacggtcgcctgtgttttactgaaatacggttgaggacagtatatttttacggagaattcccgataaAAATTAcgtgtttttctaacagtgtaggtgaAACCCAATGACCTCCTAAAGAATCTATTCGCACTTTTTAATCAGTGGCTTACTTCAAACTCCTATCTTGCAACAATCCCTCATTGTCCATTGACAATAATCTTATACAATTCATCTACTAATTCCAAACTTATTTGAAAGCTTGCCCTTTGTCTTCCTTTATCATGTCTACTGTTCACGTGAACTTAGAAGATATAATGCAGATAGAAGGAGAGAAAACTAACTCGGTACATTACTTATAGAAAGAAACATTCAGTTTGATACTGGTTTTAAATCTAAGTCCTTCCTTATTCCAGGTTTAGACAATTATTTTGGGAAAATCACATACAAAATACTTTATACTTTCTTTTCAATCATATCTTACTaattgcttttattgtttttacaTGAGACTAACccaatctagaaaaaaataaacataataaacgCTTTTGATGTTTCAGTTTTAGTGGAGCTGAATAAAATTTTTCATCATTTACTAACACCTAAGTTAATACTTCCAGAATAGCTTGGCATTGATTCACCTTtacaagaaaaaagaataaaaaatctataaaagattTGAAGAACTGGTTATTTCCATTCAGTTACTACATCAGGGGTATTTTAACCCTCTATGACATGGGACCTGAATTGTATGCATTTGAACCAGGAAAAGACAATTCAATGCAATGAAGAAAAAACATGAATTCAAGAGCGAACcaataaaacaaacattttcttacCGCCATCAACACAGAAAATAATGGCATCTATCACATTTAGTATGTATAAGAAAAGCAAATATAAAACCCTAGTAATAATTTATACTAGTTCCAAATTAAGTGAATAATGAACTGGTAAATTTTGATATAGAAATATGACGCCTTTAACGCTTGAAATGTCTACTCATGCGTTGtgtaaataatttaaaagtaaattCGAAACACCTTTGTTTCCATATTTGCATGAAAGTCCCATTGATATGATAATTCTGCTTATCAAATTAATcatacttaactttttttttccaggATGATCAGCTGCTTGATCTGCAGAGTGAAGTATTTCAAAAGCTGGGACACGCTCCCACTCATGAGGTAATTATATAATGAAACCTTGTTGAGAGAATTTGTTGTTTTTTGGCTTTAGCCAACAGTAAACATTGATATGCGTAGGTGATCAGGTTCATTGCTTTCTGTGTTTTAATTTCCTTACGATTTATTTGGTTTCTTACATCGAAGTCATCCAACTTCATTGGCATTCTCCTCCTTACTTTGACGCATATAATTTCGAGGAAGCATTTGATCATAACACTGATATTGCTCCCACGGACGCATAAATTTTTCTTCAGAATGTCAATTTctttgcggcgaaggttatgttttgataggcgagtatttatttgtttgtatgtccgtCTGCGTGGTTGTGATTCGCATAGCTCAAACTATATggcagaatctcatgaaatttggtgggatgattggccacgatccaagaacaatttgattagatcttgagagtgattgggtcaaaagtcaaggccaaggtcacgaaaaggtaaaaaatgtatttttgctatatcgtggcatgaactagtgccaaaatatgcataattctaaTTGCCAATCttgtgatatacagcatgatataggcgaaggtatgcgctctaccgattgTCCTAGTCTATACTTATTTTTACGCAGCTGGGTAGATATTGCAGTGgaagaagagatatatatatatatatatatatatatatatatatatatatatatatatatatatatatacatgttttgtgTTTGGGTATCAAGTACAAAGATTACTCTGTAGCCATTTTATAGTAATAAACCAGCTGCTAAATTTGTCTACGAAAGCGTATTCACTTAACGACGGTTAATTGCGAAATAATTAAACAAATGTATAATGTTTCATATCAGCTTTACCCTAGAAACAAAATCTGAACATCTACAAAAGTATTTATCATGCCTCTAATTTTCTGGGGTTTAATGTTCCATACTTTGAGGAATAATTCCTCCAAGGTTTTATAGCTAAATTATTTTTAGCTTTCAAAGATCTAATTAAATTGCTTATAAAAAGTTATTAGAGgctaatatatgtttaatagattaTTTGGTTATTTCTCCTTCTGATAATGTTTATTTTCGTATTTCAGGAATGGAAGGAAATCCTCGGTATCCTGAAGGATGGGAATACACGGCCAGTTTCTGTTTGGAAACCTCAGTTCCGATTTCTTTTCAATGGCATCGGATACGCTAAGCATCCCAAGGGGAACATCAACCTTGCCAAGAAGACCTACGCAAATTTCCAGGAGCCAGGCAAGACACTAAACATTCTAAGCGTTACATTTTTCACCGGCTCGGCAAACATATCGTCCCCTGAAGAGATGGTCGGCGCTACGGGAACTTTCGGCACTTACACTTTCACGGAAGTCACGCCCACCACCGTGAGCATCGAACTCATATCAGCTAGTACCATGTTTTTGAAGGAACAAGAATCCTACAAGGAATTTGGCAGGAAAATAACAGGATCAAGGAGCAGCACATTCAAGCTCCTCGATGCTACATTCAGTATGACGAAAAATTTCTTCTCGGTAGAAGAAACAGCGCTTGGGGTGACGAAGAGAAAAGGCGAGCGTAACCTGGTTGGTGTTTCCTTTGGGAAAAACCTTCCCCATTTCGTGAACGGGACGGACGCCATTTCAGACTCCAAGACAGGCTTTGACACCACTTCCAAAATTACCGGTTCGTTGCCAAGCGAAGGTACGGGTAACTATGCTCTCTACATCGCTAGTAAGGTAATAAATGAAGTAGGAAACACAAACGATTTCCTGGAAATGGCAGTCCACGGATATTGCGAGTTCCCTCCAACTCTAAGCAAGGGTTTTCTACCGGAAATGATTGTGGATTAAATGAAGTCCTTACAACCATGAGAACAATATTTCGTCTGCTAATATATGGAGGTTATAGCCTTTTGTATAAAAGTAGGCTTTTTGACAACTCATTCATCTAGCATTTAAAGTTAAACCATTCTACATTAATGCATGTTCATTTCTTAAGAGGCACACAATAACCAAATTAATCTTTCTTTAATTACATTGTTgcatttacttgaatatatatttacCTCAGAGAAGTTTGGTTTCATTATCATTTACTCTTGCCAGTGTAGACTTATAAGAGATTGATGGAAAGGGAACAGCATTTTCCTAAGTTCAAATCCCATgttatgcatacagtatattacATGAAAATGGATTGACTGGGAATATTACTCCAAAGATCTTCGGACAATATATTCCTCTAGTCACTATGAACTATAGTGCCCATTAACAGAGGAGAAACTGTTAAGAAGGCATTTACACTATAGTGACGGTTTGAGTGTGGCATACCATGTGTGTGACTGAATTGTATCTGAAAAGGTTCATTTTATGGGAAAATTGTATCCAATAAACTCTCTGAGCCACATCTCTTAgttatgtataatatattcatGTAAACTTGAGTTTATTCAAGACTACAATCCTTCTGTTTCTCTAAATATACAAGTGTACAATGATCTAATAACCAGGCATTGTACTCAATGCAATGAATTAACAaccgagaatgaatgaatgaatgaatgaatgatttgaggttttctgacatcctgacatcgaaggtcattgaagccGGTTAACAACCGAGAAGGAattcatatatttatcatattGAAAAAATATCTGACACAAAGGAATGATACAAAAAATTCCTTATAAAGCTATGACTGCCCGACCTAGAAGTAAAAACATCCAactcccaaaaagaaaaaaaaatggtttacttGAGATTTTATACCTTGAAAAAGCGAAACTCATCGGGCACAGGCTGTTGAGTTTTAATCTTCATCTAAACTAAATAATGATCTGAAGTCCCAGATAGAGGCCCAATATATctagttatatcattattattatcattagctatgctataaccctagttggaaaagcaggatactataagcccaagggctctaacagggaaaatagcccagtgaggaaaggaaatgaggaaatcgatagaatagtgtgcgtaaGTGTtctctcaagcaagggaactggTGCGTAATAGGTTTAACCCTTTAATAAAAGTTGCTgtcatattcagaaaaaaaaactctaagacAAGCACACTTAATAGAACAGAATGTAACCAATCCCAGAGATGAGCACTAACATATCATACAATTATATAATGGGTCCTATTTTCATATGGCGTAATAACAAGATTCCTTTTTTATAGTTCCTACCTAAAGTTTAAGTGAAAGATGCGCCCCTGGTCTTGCGGtgcaataaaaatgaatgaataaataaataaataaaataaaacggcCTATTTTGACAGATTTATCTTGGATAACTGTTCTTACGCTTATGCTTAGCTTTTATTCACAGTGTTATCCTTAAGCGCTCATAACTGCGTCATCTAATAGAccttgaaaacaacaaatgaaaccGTTTCCTGTCTAGTGCAGGACAaggacctcaaacatgtccttactcatgtctggggtttggtcagcttTCATTACCACGTggagattggtaatggtgggagattttcgcctgatcgctcacagcaaaccaatatagtatgggtagctctgattagtacagctttgctgataatggcaacatgcaaaccctttcactatggtATGGTATCCCTACTCTAAAAAAGGGTTGTTCTTAGTATAACATGTACTATATTCGTCTTAATATGGCaaaaagagaatgttaaggattTTATATCCATTTGACGTGTTTATCCAATGATTTCAAATCATTAAAAAGTACTAATACAACAGAAGATATTAATTGTTTGAAGCCAATGTTTATAAAGTTTCAACTAATTTACCTCTGTAAACAGCTGTGAACGATGGGTGTTaagttgtagaaaaaaaaaaaaatacttcttcagCCGTCGTCTGTATTTAGCCATAAGATACTAGGACCTTCATCAATAGTGCAAAATAAAGTTACAGAAATGTCATTAAT from Palaemon carinicauda isolate YSFRI2023 chromosome 5, ASM3689809v2, whole genome shotgun sequence encodes:
- the LOC137641616 gene encoding uncharacterized protein: MERLFLYLCCDFLVFVFAYGYTSSNSRGGNKNIFSSYDDLLNLFGDDQLLDLQSEVFQKLGHAPTHEEWKEILGILKDGNTRPVSVWKPQFRFLFNGIGYAKHPKGNINLAKKTYANFQEPGKTLNILSVTFFTGSANISSPEEMVGATGTFGTYTFTEVTPTTVSIELISASTMFLKEQESYKEFGRKITGSRSSTFKLLDATFSMTKNFFSVEETALGVTKRKGERNLVGVSFGKNLPHFVNGTDAISDSKTGFDTTSKITGSLPSEGTGNYALYIASKVINEVGNTNDFLEMAVHGYCEFPPTLSKGFLPEMIVD